A genomic stretch from uncultured Pseudodesulfovibrio sp. includes:
- a CDS encoding cytidine deaminase produces the protein MADIKALIRLATEARDTAHAPYSNHPVGVALVTDSGEIYTGCNVENAAYPLGSCAEQSAISAMVRGGGRAITELVVVGPSEEPCTPCGGCRQRIREFSTPDTVVHSCSSQRVLLTMTMDALLPHSFGPKNLNRR, from the coding sequence ATGGCTGATATCAAGGCACTGATCCGGCTGGCGACCGAAGCCCGTGACACGGCGCATGCACCGTATTCCAATCATCCCGTGGGGGTGGCTCTGGTCACGGATTCAGGTGAGATCTATACCGGCTGCAATGTTGAGAATGCTGCTTACCCCCTCGGCAGTTGTGCGGAACAATCCGCCATCAGCGCCATGGTGCGTGGTGGCGGCAGGGCCATCACCGAGCTTGTGGTGGTCGGTCCTTCAGAAGAACCATGCACACCGTGCGGCGGCTGTCGTCAGCGCATTCGTGAATTTTCCACGCCGGACACTGTTGTGCATTCCTGTAGCAGCCAGCGAGTGCTGTTGACTATGACCATGGATGCATTGTTGCCTCATTCCTTTGGACCGAAAAACCTCAACAGAAGATAG
- the deoC gene encoding deoxyribose-phosphate aldolase, translating into MNDVLKKLVAEARNVAANEEYALRTLASMDLTSLGEDDTDEKIKALCSRAVCSAGNVAAVCVYDRFVPLALKELKGTNVRVATVCNFPHGGADAAKAVAEAREQVTMGVHEVDVVLPHKRFKSGDEDTASSLVEQVRVVCGEDVKLKVILETSQLQSLRIIEAASHAAIEAGADFIKTSTGKVPGGATLEAAAVMLSVIKEMQPNTNRALGFKPSGGLKTVSDSAGFLYLADRIMGQGWATPETMRFGASGLLNDVLKELNLSGATNEKSGY; encoded by the coding sequence ATGAATGATGTATTGAAAAAACTGGTGGCTGAGGCGCGGAATGTCGCAGCCAATGAAGAATATGCCTTGCGTACCCTTGCGTCCATGGATCTGACATCCCTGGGTGAGGATGATACGGATGAAAAGATCAAGGCCCTGTGCTCTCGCGCCGTGTGCTCGGCAGGAAATGTAGCCGCTGTCTGCGTGTATGATAGATTCGTGCCGCTCGCACTCAAGGAGCTGAAAGGTACCAATGTACGTGTGGCCACCGTATGCAATTTCCCCCATGGCGGGGCGGATGCCGCCAAGGCTGTGGCTGAGGCCCGTGAACAGGTCACTATGGGTGTTCATGAAGTGGATGTTGTCCTGCCGCATAAACGGTTCAAGTCAGGAGATGAGGACACGGCGAGCTCGTTGGTCGAACAGGTCCGCGTGGTCTGCGGCGAAGATGTAAAGCTCAAGGTCATTCTTGAGACGAGTCAACTCCAGTCTCTGCGCATCATTGAAGCCGCCAGTCATGCCGCTATCGAGGCCGGCGCCGACTTTATCAAGACCTCTACCGGCAAGGTTCCGGGCGGTGCCACTCTTGAAGCCGCAGCGGTTATGCTCTCGGTCATCAAGGAAATGCAGCCCAATACCAATCGCGCTCTTGGCTTTAAGCCTTCTGGCGGTCTCAAAACCGTGTCAGACAGCGCAGGATTTCTCTATCTCGCCGACCGGATAATGGGGCAAGGCTGGGCTACACCTGAAACCATGCGCTTCGGAGCCAGTGGTCTCCTCAACGACGTTCTCAAAGAACTCAATCTGAGCGGCGCCACTAACGAAAAAAGCGGCTACTAA